The nucleotide sequence GAGGTTACCTTTGCTGGCCAGGAGCAACCCTTTTTCTGCCCTCCCTTAGGGCAGACGGTGTCCGGTTTAGGGGTGGTGATTCGCCACCGACTCCCTGATGGAGAGGTGTATCTTTCTATTTATGCCCACTTCAGCGAGGTTCGGGTGCGCGAAGGAGAGCGGGTTACTGCAGGTCAAGTTATAGGCCTGTCAGGTAATACGGGATGCAGTACGGGACCCCACCTTCATTTTGAGATGCGGAAGAACAAAAGTGGCACCTGGGCTGTTTTTGACCCTTACGGTTGGGAGGGAGAGGGGCCGGATCCTTGGTCCCGCCACCCTGCTGGGGTATCTAGTGCCTTGATCTGGCGGGATGGTGAGGCGCCTCCCCTCTTCTCTGAGGTAGAGTTACCGCCCAATCCCCGAGAAACGGATCGGGCCCCTCTTGCTATCACCCGCGTTAGGTACATGGGTGTGCGGGATAGCGCCAACCCCAACAACGAATTTGTGGAGATTACGGCTGACCCCCGCTATGCTTCAGCTCCGCTTAGCCTACGGGGTTTCTCCTTAAGAAACAAGGTAGGTGAATCCTTTTCGTTTCCTAGCTTGTACTTGAACCCCGGAGAAACCCTTCGGGTTTACTCGGGTTCAGGTACGGGGGGAGAGCGAGTTCTTTATTGGGGAAGGTCTGCACCTGCTTGGGACAACTGGGGTGACTGCGTTCAGCTAGTGTACCCTTCAGGGGGTCGCTATCTCGTAGGGTACCGATCGGGGTGTTACCAAGTGCAAATGCAAGCACTCTCCGCTGTCGAGGAAAGCCAAGGAGACAAGCACAACCTTCCTCTGCCTTAGTTTTGTCACCCCCTGAGGACCCGCTTGTACCAGACCTTGAGGGCCTCCAGGTCCCCGCACACCACCGCCCGGCTCCCGTCGGGGTAGAAGCGCACCTCGTAGCGCCGGGGGA is from Thermus tengchongensis and encodes:
- a CDS encoding peptidoglycan DD-metalloendopeptidase family protein: MPEGTPVRAVYDGEVTFAGQEQPFFCPPLGQTVSGLGVVIRHRLPDGEVYLSIYAHFSEVRVREGERVTAGQVIGLSGNTGCSTGPHLHFEMRKNKSGTWAVFDPYGWEGEGPDPWSRHPAGVSSALIWRDGEAPPLFSEVELPPNPRETDRAPLAITRVRYMGVRDSANPNNEFVEITADPRYASAPLSLRGFSLRNKVGESFSFPSLYLNPGETLRVYSGSGTGGERVLYWGRSAPAWDNWGDCVQLVYPSGGRYLVGYRSGCYQVQMQALSAVEESQGDKHNLPLP